One window of the Mycobacterium haemophilum DSM 44634 genome contains the following:
- a CDS encoding alpha/beta hydrolase: MTAVPDLNRRAVLRMGAGASAAAAGVWALGAILDPLEPQAAPQPLAPAPFEPVTAGNALPTRLTGSFISAARGGVKTNWVVALPPGKTGVLRPVIALHGKGSNADMMLDAGVEGTLAQLIKAGRPPFAVVGVDGGDTYWHRRASGVDSGAMVLDELLPMLSSMGMDTSRVGFLGWSMGGYGALLLGARLGPSRTAGICAISPALFTSFTGSTPGAFDSYDDWVQHSVVGLPALSSIPLRVDCGTSDRFYFATRQFVNQLKTPPAGSFSPGGHDISYWREQLPGELDWMSS, from the coding sequence ATGACGGCCGTGCCTGACCTGAACCGCCGCGCGGTATTACGCATGGGCGCCGGCGCTAGCGCTGCGGCCGCTGGCGTGTGGGCGTTGGGCGCCATCCTGGATCCGCTCGAACCGCAAGCGGCGCCGCAACCCCTGGCTCCCGCCCCGTTTGAGCCCGTGACGGCGGGTAACGCCCTACCCACCAGGCTGACCGGCTCGTTCATCTCAGCGGCTCGCGGCGGCGTCAAGACCAATTGGGTTGTCGCTTTGCCGCCGGGCAAGACCGGGGTGCTGCGTCCGGTGATTGCGTTGCACGGCAAGGGCAGCAACGCGGACATGATGCTCGACGCCGGCGTGGAGGGCACGCTCGCCCAACTGATCAAGGCGGGCCGACCGCCATTCGCCGTGGTCGGCGTCGATGGTGGTGATACCTACTGGCACCGACGTGCGTCCGGCGTGGACTCCGGCGCAATGGTGCTCGACGAGCTCCTGCCGATGCTGTCCTCAATGGGCATGGACACTTCCCGGGTCGGCTTCCTGGGCTGGTCAATGGGCGGATACGGGGCGCTGCTGCTGGGTGCCCGGCTGGGGCCGTCGCGGACCGCCGGGATTTGCGCGATCAGCCCGGCGTTGTTCACTTCATTCACCGGCAGCACCCCCGGCGCGTTTGACAGCTACGACGATTGGGTGCAACACAGCGTGGTGGGCCTGCCGGCGCTGTCGTCGATCCCCCTGCGGGTGGACTGCGGCACCAGCGACCGCTTCTATTTCGCCACCCGCCAATTCGTCAACCAACTGAAAACGCCACCGGCGGGAAGCTTCTCCCCGGGCGGGCACGACATTTCGTATTGGCGAGAGCAGCTACCCGGCGAGCTGGACTGGATGTCATCCTAG